In Panacibacter ginsenosidivorans, the following proteins share a genomic window:
- a CDS encoding HAMP domain-containing sensor histidine kinase, whose amino-acid sequence MRVRLRFVVTLTLVVSAILAISFFIIYTLYAQNRKKDFDNRLWAHAYNTYRNQYRINDTDKEVMSKLTYYLPGSPTEFSSVIIDSSYHLVASNPRDFKYTIDTNLLFNIKDSKELYFLNGDSQSVGLYFNQYDHECFVIATGYDKFGLARLHSLKLTMIYVSIGSIILLCIFTFLYVMIVTRPLITLSIQMRKVSENNLKQRVSVGKGDARHNEIVRIAKNFNGMLDRLERAFTMQKNFVHHASHDLRTPLATMLSQTESALRRELAPQEAKKVLESLKEDQQGMIELTNALLLLSQYENINYTAGWPEVRLDEVMYDSIASMQKMFPGITINFDFSADDVNESYLYLKGNEVLLRSAFVNLLKNGIKYSDDSKVDITMQPEAGKVIIHFENRGPVMQPDEVERMFFPFFRGENAQQKKGFGLGLSIVKRITELHSCQVTYKVINGNINCFILTFFRSQ is encoded by the coding sequence ATCTCCTTCTTTATTATTTATACGCTTTACGCACAAAACAGAAAAAAAGATTTTGATAACCGTCTTTGGGCACACGCATATAACACCTACAGAAATCAGTATAGAATAAATGATACCGACAAAGAAGTAATGTCAAAACTTACTTATTATTTGCCTGGTTCTCCTACTGAATTTTCTTCTGTTATTATCGATAGTTCTTATCATTTAGTAGCGTCAAATCCCCGTGATTTTAAATATACCATTGACACAAACCTCCTTTTTAATATAAAGGATTCAAAAGAGTTGTACTTTCTGAATGGAGACTCGCAAAGTGTAGGTCTTTATTTTAACCAATACGATCATGAGTGTTTTGTAATTGCTACAGGTTACGACAAGTTTGGTCTTGCCCGTTTACATTCTTTAAAGCTAACCATGATCTATGTTTCCATTGGCAGCATCATCCTTCTGTGCATTTTTACATTTCTGTACGTTATGATCGTTACAAGGCCGCTAATAACACTTAGCATACAAATGCGTAAAGTAAGTGAGAACAATCTAAAACAACGTGTAAGCGTTGGAAAAGGAGATGCAAGACACAACGAGATTGTACGCATAGCTAAAAATTTCAACGGAATGCTCGACAGGCTGGAGCGGGCATTTACCATGCAAAAGAATTTTGTCCACCATGCATCTCATGATCTTCGCACGCCACTTGCTACCATGCTTTCTCAAACGGAGTCTGCATTACGGAGAGAACTCGCTCCCCAGGAGGCAAAAAAAGTACTGGAATCTTTAAAAGAAGATCAGCAGGGCATGATAGAACTTACTAACGCATTGCTGTTGTTATCACAATATGAAAATATTAATTACACTGCAGGATGGCCCGAAGTAAGACTGGATGAAGTGATGTATGATTCAATCGCCTCTATGCAGAAAATGTTTCCCGGGATAACTATCAATTTTGATTTTTCCGCTGACGATGTTAATGAATCATACCTGTATCTTAAAGGTAATGAAGTATTGCTGCGCTCCGCATTCGTAAACCTGTTGAAAAATGGGATTAAATATTCAGATGACAGCAAGGTAGATATAACGATGCAGCCCGAAGCGGGTAAAGTAATTATTCATTTTGAAAATCGGGGCCCGGTAATGCAGCCCGATGAAGTGGAAAGAATGTTCTTTCCTTTCTTCAGAGGCGAAAATGCGCAACAAAAAAAAGGCTTTGGCCTTGGCCTCTCCATAGTAAAAAGAATTACAGAACTGCACAGTTGCCAGGTAACCTATAAAGTTATTAATGGTAATATCAATTGTTTCATATTAACTTTCTTTCGCTCGCAGTAA